In Paenibacillus sp. FSL M7-0420, a single genomic region encodes these proteins:
- a CDS encoding insulinase family protein, with product MSSLIAGEVYSGFEVIRKEYIREIESSVYTLEHQQSGARLLYVQNQDDNKVFSVTFRTPPADSTGVFHILEHSVLCGSGKFPVKEPFVELLKGSMKTFLNAFTFGDKTMYPVASQNDQDFANLMEVYLDSVFQPNIYSQPEIFEQEGWHYELPHSGDELIYKGVVYNEMKGSYSSPVTVLIDRIKKSLYPGTIYRHSSGGDPQHIPALTYEQFLEAHRNYYHPSNSYFYLYGDLNIEARLQFIHEEYLSRYTRKAMDTSIALQAPTGMTQLTAEYPILETETAADKTYLSLNYVMGTSVDRELNLAFAILKSMLMDSNAAPLKQALLESGLGKDVVAFYSDSMAQPMLGIALTHSNPGAKEEFVNLVRATLSRLAAEGLDEKLVLAAVNSKEFELREADFSQYPKGLTYNLEVMKAWLYDGLPSTYLEYEAAITAIREQSGERYFERLIETYLLNSNHCSVVVLQPSQTLAGEKDAAVRSRLASYKASLAPAQLDELVLSTQKLLARQNTPDPAEELEKLPKLTLQDINPVAPAGVPTVEVALDGIKVLHHEVAAGAIAYIKLYWDTNVLAAQQIPYLELLARVLGQLETEAYSIEELTSEIGITTGGIRFQNEVFGAGKSAQGSYQAKFSARIKVMQGNIGGSLKLLHELLYGSNLDNLSKLQEIVRREASGMEAMLTQKGNEIAASRVLSYFSDRGMYEEQLSGVAYYRFIKELARTIDQQAEGLADTLKEICGLLFNTQNLTLSLTGTADSYAEFAAHVKELDLSRRVVDSQPLLSAQGQAVNEGFMSASQVQYVVKGYDYKKLGFAYSGKLQVLKKILSLTYLWNTVRVKGGAYGGNLLLRRDGVILFTSYRDPNLLETLEIYDRASQFAGEYSADEAEMERAIIGTLAMLDQPLSPGAQGRQADRHYFEQITAEDLQQERNEILSATAGDMRSYAGLLRAVTQQNYFCVVGGESKLKSASGAFGSLEELVK from the coding sequence ATGAGCAGCTTAATAGCAGGTGAAGTTTATTCCGGGTTTGAAGTCATACGCAAGGAGTACATACGGGAAATCGAATCCTCCGTATACACGCTGGAGCATCAGCAGAGCGGCGCACGGCTGCTCTATGTACAGAATCAGGATGACAATAAGGTGTTCAGTGTCACGTTCCGGACTCCGCCTGCGGACAGCACGGGAGTGTTTCATATTCTGGAGCATTCGGTCCTCTGCGGCTCCGGCAAATTCCCGGTGAAGGAACCGTTCGTGGAGCTGCTGAAGGGCTCGATGAAGACGTTCCTGAACGCTTTTACCTTTGGCGACAAAACGATGTATCCGGTAGCCAGCCAGAATGACCAGGATTTTGCCAATCTGATGGAGGTCTATCTCGACAGCGTCTTTCAGCCGAATATTTACAGTCAGCCGGAGATCTTCGAGCAGGAGGGCTGGCATTATGAGCTCCCGCACTCCGGGGATGAGCTGATCTACAAGGGCGTCGTCTACAATGAGATGAAGGGCTCGTACTCCTCGCCGGTGACGGTGCTGATTGACCGGATCAAAAAATCGCTCTACCCGGGTACGATCTACCGTCACTCCTCCGGCGGTGATCCGCAGCATATCCCTGCCTTGACCTATGAGCAGTTTCTGGAGGCGCACCGGAATTATTATCACCCCTCGAACAGTTATTTCTATCTCTATGGCGATCTGAATATCGAGGCACGGCTGCAGTTTATCCATGAGGAATACCTCAGCCGCTATACCCGCAAGGCTATGGATACTTCGATTGCACTACAGGCACCGACCGGCATGACCCAGCTTACGGCGGAGTATCCCATTCTGGAGACGGAAACGGCTGCCGACAAGACATACTTGAGCCTGAATTATGTAATGGGCACCTCTGTGGACCGGGAGCTGAATCTGGCCTTTGCCATTCTGAAAAGCATGCTGATGGACAGCAATGCCGCCCCGCTGAAGCAAGCGCTGCTGGAGAGCGGCCTTGGCAAGGATGTGGTTGCCTTTTATTCGGATAGCATGGCTCAGCCTATGCTGGGTATTGCCTTGACGCATTCCAACCCCGGTGCCAAGGAAGAATTCGTGAATCTCGTCAGAGCTACCTTAAGCCGCCTGGCGGCGGAAGGACTGGATGAGAAGCTGGTGCTGGCTGCGGTGAACAGCAAGGAATTTGAACTGCGGGAAGCCGATTTCAGCCAATATCCGAAGGGGCTCACCTACAACCTGGAAGTGATGAAGGCCTGGCTGTATGACGGCTTGCCGTCCACGTATCTGGAGTATGAAGCAGCGATTACGGCGATCCGTGAGCAAAGTGGCGAGCGGTATTTCGAGCGGCTGATTGAGACCTACCTGCTGAACAGTAACCACTGCAGTGTCGTTGTCCTCCAGCCCTCTCAGACTCTGGCGGGGGAAAAGGATGCGGCGGTCCGCAGCCGTCTGGCGTCATACAAAGCGTCTTTGGCCCCGGCACAGCTGGATGAGCTGGTGCTTAGCACGCAGAAGCTGCTGGCCCGGCAGAACACTCCAGACCCCGCAGAGGAGCTGGAGAAGCTGCCGAAGCTGACCTTGCAGGATATTAACCCTGTTGCCCCGGCCGGGGTACCCACAGTGGAGGTTGCGCTGGACGGGATTAAGGTGCTCCATCATGAAGTGGCTGCCGGGGCCATCGCCTATATCAAGCTGTACTGGGACACCAACGTGCTTGCCGCGCAGCAGATTCCTTATCTGGAGCTGCTGGCGAGAGTGCTTGGACAGCTGGAGACGGAAGCCTACAGTATCGAGGAGCTGACCAGTGAGATCGGGATCACGACCGGGGGCATCCGTTTTCAGAATGAGGTGTTCGGAGCCGGGAAGTCTGCGCAAGGAAGCTATCAGGCCAAGTTCAGCGCGCGGATCAAGGTCATGCAGGGCAACATCGGCGGTTCTCTGAAGCTGCTGCATGAGCTGCTCTACGGCAGCAATCTGGATAACCTGTCCAAGCTGCAGGAGATTGTCCGCCGGGAAGCCTCCGGGATGGAAGCGATGCTGACCCAGAAGGGCAATGAGATTGCAGCCAGCCGGGTGCTGTCCTATTTCTCGGATCGGGGGATGTACGAAGAGCAGCTTAGCGGCGTGGCGTATTACCGCTTCATCAAGGAGCTTGCCCGCACCATTGACCAGCAGGCTGAGGGACTTGCGGATACCTTGAAGGAAATCTGCGGGCTGTTGTTCAATACGCAGAATCTGACGCTCTCGCTCACTGGTACGGCGGATTCGTATGCAGAATTCGCCGCACATGTGAAGGAGCTGGACCTGAGCAGACGGGTAGTAGACTCCCAGCCGCTCTTATCAGCACAGGGGCAGGCGGTCAACGAAGGCTTCATGTCCGCGAGCCAGGTGCAGTATGTAGTCAAAGGTTATGACTACAAGAAGTTGGGCTTCGCCTATTCCGGCAAGCTCCAGGTGCTCAAGAAGATCCTCAGCCTGACCTACCTGTGGAATACGGTCCGGGTCAAGGGCGGTGCGTATGGCGGCAATCTGCTCCTGCGCCGCGACGGGGTAATCCTGTTCACTTCCTACCGCGACCCGAACCTGCTGGAGACGCTGGAGATCTATGACCGGGCCTCTCAGTTTGCCGGAGAATATTCGGCAGATGAAGCGGAGATGGAGAGGGCAATTATCGGGACTCTGGCTATGCTTGACCAACCGCTTAGCCCCGGCGCGCAAGGCCGTCAGGCGGACCGGCATTATTTCGAGCAGATTACGGCGGAAGACCTTCAGCAGGAGCGTAATGAAATCCTGTCGGCCACAGCTGGGGATATGAGAAGCTATGCGGGTCTGCTTAGGGCGGTAACGCAGCAGAATTACTTCTGTGTGGTCGGAGGCGAATCCAAGCTGAAATCAGCTTCCGGTGCCTTTGGCAGTCTGGAGGAGCTGGTGAAATAA
- a CDS encoding VOC family protein produces MNWITLRVRNLEASLDFYHRILGLPVERRFESRGKQIVMLGIEGQPKLELIEGSDPPVKPECGVSVGFEVRSLDEAMAELSKEGIPVARGPIAPNPSLRFFYILDPDGFEVQLAEHM; encoded by the coding sequence ATGAATTGGATTACACTCAGGGTACGCAATCTGGAGGCTTCCCTTGATTTCTATCACAGAATTCTAGGGCTTCCGGTGGAGCGCAGATTCGAGAGCAGAGGGAAGCAGATCGTCATGCTGGGGATAGAGGGGCAGCCCAAGCTTGAGTTGATAGAAGGAAGTGACCCGCCAGTGAAGCCGGAGTGCGGAGTGTCTGTAGGGTTCGAGGTCAGGTCGCTGGACGAGGCTATGGCGGAGCTTAGCAAGGAAGGAATCCCGGTAGCCCGCGGCCCCATCGCGCCGAATCCCAGCCTGCGCTTCTTCTACATTCTGGACCCCGACGGCTTCGAGGTCCAGCTTGCGGAGCATATGTAG
- a CDS encoding fructose bisphosphate aldolase encodes MNTEQLDRIHTGQGFIAALDQSGGSTPKALLQYGIKEDRYSGDEEMYTMVHSMRTRIIQSPAFTGEHILGAILFENTMDRLIDGQYTADYLWEQKGVVPFLKIDQGLAAPQHGVQLMKPIPALDDLLKRAVSKHIFGTKMRSVIHEANPEGIRQVVEQQFELAKQIAAFGLVPIIEPEVDILSKDKQASEQLLKRELAARLSELADGVKVMLKLSIPTEDNLYSELAADPHVVRIVALSGGYTQAEANEKLARQHGVIASFSRALSQGLSDQQTEDEFNSTLAASIQAIYEASIT; translated from the coding sequence ATGAATACTGAACAATTGGACCGGATTCACACTGGCCAAGGCTTTATAGCTGCTCTGGATCAGAGCGGAGGAAGCACCCCCAAAGCGCTGCTGCAATACGGTATTAAAGAAGACCGTTATTCCGGAGACGAAGAGATGTACACCATGGTTCACAGCATGAGAACACGCATTATTCAGAGTCCTGCCTTTACAGGCGAGCATATTCTCGGTGCAATTCTATTCGAGAACACGATGGACCGCCTCATAGACGGGCAATATACCGCCGATTACCTGTGGGAGCAGAAAGGCGTTGTGCCTTTTCTCAAAATTGACCAGGGACTGGCCGCTCCTCAGCACGGAGTCCAGCTCATGAAGCCTATTCCGGCCCTCGATGATCTGCTGAAGCGGGCAGTCAGCAAGCATATCTTCGGCACCAAAATGCGCTCCGTGATCCATGAGGCGAACCCGGAGGGTATCCGGCAGGTAGTGGAACAGCAGTTCGAGCTGGCCAAGCAGATCGCCGCCTTCGGACTCGTTCCGATTATTGAACCGGAAGTAGACATCCTCAGTAAGGACAAGCAGGCGTCAGAGCAATTGCTGAAGCGTGAACTGGCCGCCCGCTTGTCTGAGCTGGCAGATGGCGTGAAGGTCATGCTCAAGCTGTCGATCCCGACGGAGGATAATTTATACAGCGAGCTCGCCGCAGATCCCCATGTGGTTCGGATCGTAGCCCTCTCAGGAGGGTATACCCAGGCTGAAGCCAACGAGAAGCTGGCCCGGCAGCATGGAGTGATTGCCAGCTTCTCCCGCGCTTTGTCCCAGGGTCTCAGCGATCAGCAGACGGAAGATGAATTTAACAGCACCCTCGCTGCGTCGATCCAGGCCATCTATGAGGCTTCGATTACTTAA
- a CDS encoding DUF4180 domain-containing protein gives MNITTIEAGGTIIAVVSGNEAVVGDVQSALDLMATVRYETDCDRIVIHKALLSEEFFDLKTRLAGEILQKFINYQVKAAIVGDFSGYTSRSLRDFIYECNQGKDIFFVADEQQAVERLIRV, from the coding sequence ATGAACATAACAACTATAGAAGCTGGAGGCACGATCATCGCTGTAGTGAGCGGCAACGAGGCCGTGGTGGGGGATGTCCAGAGCGCACTGGATCTTATGGCAACGGTCCGCTATGAGACGGACTGCGACCGGATTGTGATCCATAAGGCGTTGCTGAGCGAGGAGTTCTTCGACCTCAAGACTCGGCTGGCCGGTGAGATTCTGCAGAAGTTCATTAATTATCAGGTGAAGGCTGCAATAGTCGGGGACTTCAGTGGCTATACCAGCCGCAGTCTGCGTGATTTTATCTATGAATGCAACCAGGGGAAGGATATATTTTTCGTAGCGGATGAGCAGCAGGCGGTTGAGCGGCTCATCCGGGTCTAG
- a CDS encoding Atu2307/SP_0267 family LLM class monooxygenase, translated as MELGISTFVETTPDVNTGVTLSHAERLREVVEEIVLADQVGLDVYGVGEHHRPDFAASSPAVLMAAAVPLTTRIRLTSAVMILSSADPVRVFQDFATLDGISGGRAEIMVGRGSFTESFPLFGYDLKDYEELFDEKLDLLLKLREPGKVNWSGKHRPAITNLEIYPRPEQNPLPVWIASAGTPESAVRAGTLGLPFALAIIGNVNPSDYAMHVRLYKEAAAKAGHDVSKLPIASHSHGYVAETEELAVEGFFPSTHARTNIRAVEKGLPSYQRADYDAARSFDGALYVGDPDTVARKIIHLYEHVGITRFLLHVPHGSMPHAQVIQAIRLFGTEVAPRVREGIKRLKEA; from the coding sequence GTGGAACTTGGAATAAGCACCTTTGTCGAGACAACACCTGATGTGAATACCGGAGTGACGCTAAGCCATGCGGAGCGGCTGCGCGAAGTGGTAGAGGAGATCGTGCTTGCGGATCAGGTGGGACTGGATGTATACGGCGTGGGTGAGCATCACCGGCCTGATTTTGCAGCTTCATCGCCTGCTGTGCTGATGGCGGCCGCTGTACCGCTGACGACCCGCATCCGCCTGACCAGTGCGGTCATGATTCTGTCCTCAGCCGATCCGGTGCGGGTATTTCAGGATTTCGCGACATTGGACGGAATATCGGGCGGCCGTGCCGAGATTATGGTGGGCCGGGGCTCGTTCACCGAGTCGTTTCCTCTATTCGGCTATGATCTGAAGGACTACGAAGAGCTATTTGACGAGAAGCTGGACCTGCTGCTCAAGCTGCGTGAGCCCGGCAAGGTGAACTGGAGCGGCAAGCACCGTCCGGCTATAACGAATCTGGAGATCTATCCGCGCCCGGAGCAGAATCCGCTGCCGGTATGGATTGCGAGTGCGGGAACTCCGGAGTCTGCGGTACGTGCGGGTACCCTGGGACTACCCTTTGCCCTGGCGATTATAGGCAATGTGAACCCTTCAGATTATGCCATGCATGTACGGCTCTACAAGGAAGCAGCGGCCAAGGCCGGTCATGATGTGTCCAAGCTTCCGATTGCCTCACACTCTCATGGTTATGTTGCGGAGACGGAGGAGCTTGCGGTAGAGGGCTTCTTCCCGTCCACACATGCGCGGACGAATATCCGGGCGGTGGAGAAAGGACTGCCTTCGTATCAACGTGCGGATTACGATGCTGCCCGCAGCTTTGACGGTGCTCTATATGTGGGTGACCCGGACACAGTTGCCCGCAAAATCATCCACCTCTACGAGCATGTAGGGATCACCCGCTTCCTGCTACATGTCCCGCACGGCTCCATGCCGCATGCCCAGGTAATACAGGCCATCCGTCTCTTCGGGACAGAGGTAGCGCCTAGAGTGCGGGAGGGAATTAAGCGGTTGAAGGAAGCCTAA
- a CDS encoding DUF6138 family protein, giving the protein MNQLHTLAAEIMAAVAEWLQESEEEKGKAIQEAVNRTSLQAGIHDLVYMQVEQGEFKLSTWISDYGSPEFERPIPPPDPPITRQQAETVLIPLLAEGIGGILQGYADNPLIDYHLQVSLELDNFGILPVLHTINERKRGLLLERIQTYIAKLENHAYPTDPLESFFLAQHLVDPLLFPELNSAFVLRIYELVMERNRDNPAKLKEHRGNFIRAFTVWVEEEFLPAYYHRIKPKWGVVEYTLKADVDKASIDQEHLELVLQTAILIIKYEPNYSRQRGLDLLARLQELGYAKAARVIKEGSGTLPADAIHYKDQQLECQAHDVFSTITIRIKEECADSYGKGLDYISNLHTLGFFRSYQIKLKSSVKQAVDVPGLAKSQTHRFFANALQYEELHPKLEAYARLAMVEFEWYEDTEGEKNCMPGTYAVFGLGLTDPRYYPLVQEYMKVVDSEHQSVQAAFTAAFIHRFGVDEASLPTITACLLACEDGKFTKHGPAFETASNLHALAGILATLEPYEARHIVELVWGSTAKLEKKAKAAKGELTEGFARVRDAVNQQ; this is encoded by the coding sequence ATGAATCAGCTTCACACATTAGCGGCGGAGATCATGGCTGCTGTGGCGGAATGGCTGCAGGAGAGTGAGGAGGAGAAGGGGAAAGCGATCCAGGAGGCGGTTAACCGCACTTCGCTGCAGGCCGGCATCCATGACTTGGTTTATATGCAGGTGGAGCAAGGGGAATTTAAGCTGTCTACCTGGATCAGCGACTATGGCTCGCCGGAATTTGAACGGCCCATCCCTCCGCCGGACCCGCCCATTACCCGGCAGCAAGCCGAGACAGTGTTGATTCCGTTGCTGGCGGAGGGAATTGGTGGAATACTGCAAGGCTATGCGGACAATCCTCTGATAGATTATCATCTTCAGGTAAGCCTTGAGCTTGATAATTTTGGGATTCTTCCGGTTCTGCATACGATTAATGAGCGCAAACGCGGTCTGCTGCTGGAGCGCATCCAAACGTATATCGCCAAGCTGGAGAATCATGCTTACCCAACCGATCCGCTGGAAAGCTTCTTTTTGGCGCAGCACCTGGTTGATCCGCTGCTGTTCCCGGAGCTTAATTCCGCTTTTGTGTTGCGCATCTATGAGCTGGTGATGGAACGCAATCGGGACAATCCGGCCAAGCTGAAGGAGCACCGCGGCAACTTTATCCGCGCTTTTACCGTGTGGGTAGAGGAAGAATTTCTGCCGGCCTATTATCATCGGATCAAGCCCAAGTGGGGAGTGGTGGAATATACGCTTAAAGCGGATGTGGATAAGGCGTCGATCGATCAAGAGCATCTGGAACTTGTGCTGCAAACGGCCATCTTGATCATCAAATACGAACCGAACTACAGCCGGCAGAGAGGACTCGATTTGCTGGCTCGTTTGCAGGAACTGGGTTATGCGAAGGCGGCGCGGGTGATCAAGGAGGGCAGCGGCACGCTCCCTGCCGATGCAATTCACTATAAGGATCAGCAGCTTGAGTGCCAGGCACATGATGTGTTCTCCACGATCACCATTCGCATCAAAGAAGAGTGTGCGGACAGCTACGGCAAAGGGCTGGATTATATCTCGAACCTGCACACGCTGGGATTCTTCCGCAGCTACCAAATCAAGCTGAAATCTTCGGTTAAGCAGGCAGTGGACGTTCCCGGTCTGGCCAAATCGCAAACACACCGTTTTTTTGCCAACGCGTTGCAATACGAGGAACTGCATCCCAAGCTTGAGGCATACGCAAGGCTGGCGATGGTCGAATTTGAGTGGTATGAGGATACCGAGGGGGAGAAAAATTGTATGCCCGGCACCTATGCTGTGTTTGGCCTTGGGCTAACGGACCCGCGCTATTATCCGCTGGTACAGGAATATATGAAGGTGGTAGACAGTGAGCATCAATCGGTGCAAGCGGCCTTCACTGCGGCTTTTATCCACCGGTTCGGTGTTGATGAAGCCAGCCTGCCGACGATAACGGCTTGTCTGCTCGCCTGCGAGGATGGCAAGTTCACCAAGCATGGACCGGCATTTGAAACAGCAAGCAATCTGCACGCGCTCGCCGGGATTCTGGCAACCCTTGAGCCGTACGAGGCCCGTCATATTGTCGAATTGGTCTGGGGAAGCACAGCGAAGCTGGAGAAGAAAGCGAAAGCGGCAAAAGGCGAGCTTACGGAAGGCTTCGCGCGGGTGCGCGATGCAGTGAACCAACAATAA